A single region of the Halorussus gelatinilyticus genome encodes:
- a CDS encoding helix-hairpin-helix domain-containing protein: MSRNAEVADLLETYADLLSAQGVDYKPKVYERAAESIRDSPEDIEKLAAEGPEAVQRIQDVGESISEKVVEAVETGTFEQLEEERAEMPVEMAELTSVEGVGPKTVGDLYRALDVRDLDDLENAAREGEIRDVSGFGEKTEQNILEGIEFARQSQGRELLGDARPVGEAALEFFEAIPEAGRCELAGSLRRWKPTIGDIDVLVGSDDRQAVIDAFTEWDEADEVIEAGTDKASVRSDGQRVDLRVVVPEEFGSALQYFTGSKEHNIRFRNYAIDRGFKINEYGVFDVSDVEDPDAGQRVGERVAGETEEGMYEAVGLPCVEPEMREDRGEIAAAADGDLPDLVGEGDVRGDLHLHTHWSDGGFTIEEMAEAAAEFGHDYISVCDHATGPGMVGGVGLDDDELREQLAEIRAIEDDLPITVFAGVEANIAEDGGISVADDLLADLDCVVASPHSKLEGDGTDRLVAAAEHPSVDIIGHPSGRMIHQRPGLELDVDAVARAAADHDTALEVNSNPHRLDLWGSAVKQAVEEGATIAIDTDAHSPPEYGLVRYGVHTARRGWAQADDVLSARDAEGVREFLH, translated from the coding sequence ATGTCACGAAACGCCGAAGTCGCCGACTTACTCGAAACGTACGCCGACCTACTCTCCGCCCAAGGCGTCGATTACAAGCCGAAGGTGTACGAGCGGGCGGCCGAGAGCATTCGCGACTCCCCCGAGGATATCGAGAAGTTGGCCGCCGAGGGTCCGGAGGCCGTCCAGCGGATTCAGGACGTCGGCGAGTCCATCTCCGAGAAGGTCGTGGAAGCCGTCGAGACGGGCACCTTCGAGCAGTTGGAGGAGGAGCGCGCCGAGATGCCGGTCGAGATGGCCGAACTCACGAGCGTCGAGGGCGTCGGTCCGAAGACGGTCGGGGACCTCTACCGGGCGCTCGACGTGCGGGACTTGGACGACCTCGAGAACGCCGCCCGCGAGGGGGAGATTCGGGACGTCTCGGGGTTCGGCGAGAAGACCGAGCAGAACATCCTGGAGGGTATCGAGTTCGCCCGTCAGTCGCAGGGCCGCGAGCTACTGGGCGACGCCCGGCCGGTCGGCGAGGCCGCGCTGGAGTTCTTCGAGGCGATTCCGGAGGCGGGCCGGTGTGAACTCGCCGGGTCACTGCGGCGCTGGAAGCCGACTATCGGCGACATCGACGTGCTCGTCGGAAGCGACGACCGCCAAGCGGTCATCGACGCGTTCACCGAGTGGGACGAGGCCGACGAGGTAATCGAGGCGGGGACCGACAAGGCCAGCGTGCGCTCGGACGGCCAGCGCGTCGATTTGCGCGTCGTCGTGCCCGAGGAGTTCGGGTCGGCGCTCCAGTACTTCACCGGGAGCAAGGAACACAACATCCGGTTCCGGAACTACGCCATCGACCGGGGCTTCAAAATCAACGAGTACGGCGTCTTCGACGTCTCCGACGTGGAGGACCCGGACGCAGGCCAGCGCGTCGGCGAACGCGTCGCCGGCGAAACCGAGGAAGGGATGTACGAAGCGGTCGGCCTGCCGTGCGTCGAACCCGAGATGCGCGAGGACCGCGGAGAAATCGCGGCCGCCGCGGACGGCGACCTGCCGGACCTCGTCGGAGAGGGCGACGTCCGGGGCGACCTCCATCTCCACACCCACTGGTCCGACGGCGGATTCACCATCGAGGAGATGGCCGAGGCCGCCGCCGAGTTCGGCCACGACTACATCTCCGTCTGCGACCACGCGACCGGGCCGGGGATGGTCGGCGGCGTCGGACTGGACGACGACGAACTGCGCGAGCAGTTGGCCGAGATTCGAGCCATCGAGGACGACCTCCCGATCACCGTCTTCGCGGGCGTCGAGGCCAACATCGCCGAAGACGGCGGAATTAGCGTCGCCGACGACCTGCTCGCGGACCTCGACTGCGTGGTCGCCTCGCCCCACAGCAAGTTAGAGGGCGACGGGACCGACCGTCTCGTCGCGGCCGCCGAACACCCGAGCGTCGATATTATCGGCCACCCGAGCGGCCGGATGATACACCAGCGCCCCGGTCTCGAACTGGACGTGGACGCGGTGGCGCGCGCCGCCGCCGACCACGACACCGCGCTCGAAGTCAACAGCAACCCCCACCGACTCGATTTGTGGGGGAGCGCGGTCAAGCAGGCCGTCGAGGAGGGCGCGACTATCGCCATCGACACCGACGCCCACTCCCCGCCGGAGTACGGACTCGTCCGGTACGGCGTCCACACCGCCCGCCGCGGGTGGGCGCAGGCCGACGACGTTCTGAGCGCGCGCGACGCCGAGGGCGTCCGGGAGTTCCTGCACTGA
- a CDS encoding DUF5788 family protein: MKEYERKQLLERVEREGATVGATIPETIDVQGEAIDLREFVFEIKRRDTVPAGERERVDEAKKNLRRERVQRRQLLEEADISFEEGEELVAAIIGIDRALNALESLGPTDLERESEAQEAADQKRWMSFLKQALGREDANKRGRL, encoded by the coding sequence GTGAAGGAGTACGAGCGCAAGCAACTGCTGGAGCGCGTCGAGCGCGAGGGCGCGACGGTCGGCGCGACGATTCCCGAGACCATCGACGTGCAGGGCGAGGCGATCGACCTCCGGGAGTTCGTCTTCGAAATCAAGCGCCGCGACACCGTCCCGGCGGGCGAGCGTGAGCGGGTGGACGAGGCCAAGAAGAACCTCCGACGCGAGCGCGTCCAGCGCCGGCAACTGCTGGAGGAGGCCGACATCAGCTTCGAGGAGGGCGAGGAACTCGTGGCCGCCATCATCGGCATCGACCGGGCGCTCAACGCGCTCGAAAGCCTCGGTCCGACCGACCTCGAACGCGAGAGCGAGGCCCAAGAGGCCGCCGACCAGAAACGCTGGATGTCGTTCCTCAAGCAGGCGCTCGGCCGGGAAGACGCCAACAAGCGCGGACGATTATAG